A part of Desulfotomaculum nigrificans DSM 574 genomic DNA contains:
- a CDS encoding ABC transporter ATP-binding protein, with the protein MLLDVKDLHVSYGAIRALRGISCQIREGEIVALIGANGAGKSTTLRTISGLIRPKSGEITYQGQSLIKMPPHQIVNLGISQVPEGRRVFTRMTVMENLEMGAYTRKDKAKVKEDIKKIFQRFPRLEERKNQLAGTLSGGEQQMLAMGRALMSKPKLLLLDEPSMGLAPMLVQEIFAIIKEINQAGTTILLVEQNAHMALSISNRAYVLETGEVVLSGDAQELANNPEVKKAYLGE; encoded by the coding sequence ATGCTACTGGATGTAAAGGATCTGCACGTTTCTTACGGAGCTATCAGGGCACTGCGCGGAATTTCCTGCCAAATAAGGGAAGGGGAAATAGTAGCCTTAATTGGTGCCAACGGAGCCGGTAAAAGCACCACCCTGCGCACAATATCCGGTCTTATTCGACCGAAAAGTGGAGAAATTACCTACCAGGGACAATCTTTAATAAAAATGCCGCCTCACCAAATTGTTAATCTGGGTATATCTCAGGTACCCGAGGGACGGCGTGTTTTTACCCGCATGACAGTAATGGAAAATTTAGAAATGGGAGCCTACACTCGTAAGGACAAAGCCAAGGTCAAGGAAGATATTAAGAAAATATTTCAACGCTTTCCCCGGTTAGAGGAAAGAAAGAACCAGTTGGCCGGGACACTTTCCGGTGGTGAACAACAAATGCTAGCCATGGGACGAGCTTTAATGTCAAAACCTAAATTACTGCTGTTGGATGAACCATCAATGGGACTTGCCCCTATGCTAGTACAGGAGATTTTTGCTATAATTAAGGAGATTAATCAAGCTGGTACTACTATTTTACTGGTTGAACAAAACGCCCATATGGCTCTGTCCATCAGTAACCGTGCTTATGTGTTAGAGACCGGTGAAGTGGTATTATCTGGTGACGCCCAAGAATTAGCTAATAATCCTGAGGTAAAAAAGGCCTATTTAGGTGAATAA
- a CDS encoding ABC transporter ATP-binding protein, with product MANNILELDSVTIRFGGLTAVDSVDMNIEEGSIRALIGPNGAGKSTIFNLVTCIYTPTSGEIRFMGQTINGLKPHIITKMGIARTFQNIRLFGEMTVLDNVKVGQHCRTSTGFLGAVLRGPRVKKEEAHITEAAMAALELMELSHKKDELAKNLPYGEQRRLEIARALATEPKLLLLDEPAAGMNPQEKQTLMKMIRKIQEMGLTIFLVEHDMKFVMSLSHRITVLDYGKKIAAGSPAEIQRDPAVIAAYLGKDVV from the coding sequence ATGGCAAACAACATCCTGGAGTTAGATAGCGTGACCATTCGTTTCGGTGGGCTTACTGCCGTAGACAGTGTAGATATGAACATAGAAGAGGGTAGTATCCGTGCTTTAATTGGTCCCAATGGCGCCGGTAAAAGTACCATTTTCAATCTGGTTACCTGCATTTATACCCCCACTTCCGGGGAGATTCGCTTTATGGGCCAAACCATTAATGGTTTAAAGCCCCATATCATTACCAAAATGGGGATTGCCCGGACCTTTCAAAATATCAGGTTGTTTGGTGAAATGACGGTTTTAGACAACGTTAAAGTGGGTCAGCATTGCCGGACCAGCACCGGTTTCCTTGGGGCTGTGTTACGGGGACCGAGGGTTAAGAAAGAAGAAGCACACATCACCGAAGCGGCCATGGCTGCATTGGAATTGATGGAACTAAGTCATAAAAAAGACGAGTTAGCTAAGAATTTACCCTATGGGGAACAAAGACGTTTAGAGATTGCCAGGGCCCTGGCCACGGAACCAAAGTTGCTTTTGCTTGACGAGCCGGCTGCTGGTATGAATCCCCAGGAAAAACAAACCCTTATGAAAATGATCAGGAAAATTCAAGAAATGGGTCTCACCATCTTTTTGGTAGAACATGACATGAAATTTGTTATGAGTTTGTCACACCGCATTACAGTGCTGGATTATGGCAAAAAAATTGCCGCTGGTTCTCCTGCAGAAATTCAGCGGGATCCCGCAGTTATCGCTGCCTATCTGGGAAAGGACGTGGTTTAG